The DNA sequence gctggaaaattggataggcttgggccctaagttgtcttTGAAAAGACAGGCAGGCTATAAATTGTttaataaattcacataaataaaTGAGCAAAAGGACTCTACTGGTGGCTAGTGTCATACCAGAATTGTGTGAATGGTGGCCTAAGTTACCACTACAGTGAGACACTCATGTGCCTGAGATCCTCCCCATACATCTTGTCACAATTAAATGTTGTCCTTGCAAAAGTAGGGTGCTATATCACAGCGTGGAAACAAACCATTTGTATATTCTGTGAGAAGCTTCTCAAATGCTTAGAAATACTCCATTTCGATAGCAAACCTCTCGTTGCCTCATGCAGTGTTGCACTGGAACCCCTACAGGACACTAACCAGTAAGGATAGACCATCACTGACGGGGACTAAGAGAGGTTTGCTAATTACAGCACTCTACATGCACTTTTCTCAGTCTTTCTGAACTAGTTAGTGTAAGCAGGTTCTCCATTAAACAAGCAACATTACTTCTGAGGCAAAGAAGTTCTTGATGGTATGGTCGATGCAAGGCCTAGTGGCACATCTCTATCACAGTGGCTGTCAACAACCCCACTGAGTGACAGTTAAGAACACAGGGAGCAAGTTACATAATGTGGCATTCCTCAGAAATACCACATGTTCTTGTGTTTGCTACAGGGACAAAGCCGTCTTGCCCTTGAGATACCAAAGTGCCTGTATTGTAAAATGCAACTCGTGAATAAGTGTATCTTCTTCAGTTATGACCAATCTATTTCCAGCCTTTTGGAAACAATTCACAAGACCCTCTATGTGCATCTTGGTGTAGGCTGAGCAAGGATCATTTGATTGTGAGGTGACCTTTGAACTTTGAAAGTCACCTTTATACACCCTGGATTCTAAATGAGGCAATAAAACAACAGCTGTGTCATGCAGGCTGCTCCTTCCGTCAGTCTACATTTGGGTTGCAGAGGTGGATTGAATGAATTAGCCCAGAATCCTTGCTCTAAAAGGGAAATCatattgcacttttaaaaagccgTATCTGGGAAATAAAATGCATAACATTATTAATACAAAAAGTGATGGTTTGAACAGCGATAGTTGTTTCTCGGGTCATTGCTGCAGTCTGTTACTCCTGCTGGTTAACATATTTTATGCAACACTGTCTGATGAGATAATGTTTTGTGATTAGGCTGCTACCTACCTGAGGTGACTCAAAATATCTGCATTTGCATCTATAAAGTAATCTAGTCCTGAATGCAGAGCTAAGAATGAACTCCCCTTTCCGCTCGGCCTGGAGAAGAGTTTTGTTTATCTGGAGATAGCATGTAAATTTTTGGCTAGCACAACCTGTCGGTTTCTCAATCTCATCTCTCGCAATACAGATAACTCCCACTTACTCACCATCCAGCCTGACTTGAGTACCACCACCATGACCTATCAGGGCTCACTATGCCCACGCCAGGATGGACCGAACAAGTTCCAGATTGGCAATGGGCACCTACTAAGCCCCCTGGGCAGCGGACGCCACACCCTGCACCACAGCTCACCCAGTGCTGATCCAGTGGACTTTGTCTCACGATTCTCAGCCCAAAGTTTCTTCCGCTCTTTGCCCAGAAGTGGTGCCAGCATGGCATATGGAACCTTCAACTTCCTGGGAGGACGTCTAATGATCCCCAACACAGGTGAAGGTGGCAAAAAGGGGAACAGTATGGCTGGGGATTTGGGAGGGAGGCCTAATTTGGGGGCATCAGAAGATGCTTTATGAAGATCTCGGGATTGCGGTGAACCAGCACTTCAGGCCAAACATTCATTAGGGAGAGGCGGTACAAAGCATGTACCCTTCCCCTCTAAAAAGCCTCTACTGACCAGAAAGTAGGTAGGTAACATCTACCTTCCCCTTCCAGTCAGTGCTCTCAAACAGAAAATTGCATACATCCAATTTCCCACAAGACCCACAAGATGGTCTGTCTCCAGACtgcttgtgctgtatcccacTAAGCAACAATGTCTCTGTCCTTTAGGTGTCAGCCTGCTCATCCCACCTGATGCCATTCCACGGGGGAAGATCTATGAAATCTACCTGACATTGCACAAGCAGGAGGATGTGAGGTACCTTTCTCAGTCCTTGAAATCCCCTTGCTGTGCCACTGGTGGCCCACTATGGGACCCTGACTCCACCATATACCAGTGGAACTTTGATTCCAGGCCACAGCATGCACATACATCCCTGAATGTTGCAGGTACCTTGTGCTAGAGAACAGATGGGGCACTTGTATCCTACAGACTGTCTTTGCTGCCCTGCACTCATGCAGATGGGCATTTGGGAAGGAGACCTAATTGGGTGCATTAGAAGATGCTTTATGAGGCTTTCAGTACCCTTCTGAACCACACAGACGGGCATGCAGAAATCTTCTTCCACTCATGAGGTGGATGTAACTGAATGTCATCATCATGATGGTGTAACCATGTCTTCTGTCATGGTAGTTACACAACTCTCTACCCAGcattttcagagcgcgataccatagtctttcgagactgaaggttgccaatacatacccAGCATTCTTATTGAAGGGAAGCAACTTTGTTTTGGCATGCCCAGTGCTCCTTTTGCTGGAGAATTCTTGGTGCCATGTTGCACAGCAGACTCTCCCAAATCCATTTGAAACTATCATCGGGCACACATTTAACTTAAGTAAACAAAACTTCGTTGATGTACTCAGCAAGATTCCATTACTGGCTTACAAGTCCCAAGGCTACAAGGCTATGGCCCTGGTCCTGAGCACATGACATGAACATAAGCTCTGTTAATATCAATGGAAAAGATTTCCCCACAatacataggattggggcatatATCAGATAACGACCGGCATGCAAGTCCTAGGTGAGCTGCCTAACAGCCTCATTGTCTTAACATTTGAGCACGTTTGTCACTGATGGAATTTCTCTGAGGAATGTTTCTGTTGTCCTGGTGCTTTACAACCCACTCTTGCTGGCTTCTTACTGCTCATGACTGCATCAATAGCAAATGAAGAAAACATGCTTCTGCCATGGCACGTGTAGTAGCAAGCGTCCCTTTGGTGCCGGTTAAGGACTGAGGTGGTAGATTTTATTAGGAATTGTAAAAGACAAGAGGACCTTCCCTTAGGCCCCCTTGCTAGCTGAGCGGCAGGCCTGCCAGCCAGGAAAGACCATGCCAGAATGGCCAGACCAGTCTCACAGGAGAAGAGTTCAGTAGGGCAGTTGGCTAGGAATCCTCTCCGAGGAACCTGTCTACTGGCCACATCTGGAGGTTTTTAATTTTCTCCTGAAAAAGGATTCCTATTAGCAGTTGTTTCTGTTGCACGTATTCCAGAAAAGTTTCTGGAGTTTCCAGCTTGCAGAAGTCCCTGTAATAACGATATGCTGTAAGTAGGGCATTTCCAGCATTACCAGGATTATTGGATCAACATCAAATTCATGCATTTGCTGGAGCTTACTAGCTACTAATTTCTGAGTCTGAACAAACATCTTTGCTAGTGTTCGTAATGAATACATGCTGCTCCAAACCCATGTAATTTCCCCATTCCACTTTCTGCATGTACTAGGAGGGATTCAGATCTCAAAACAGCTGATAACAATAACCATGTATACATGGTTTTGTACACCTTGCCAATGGTGTACACCTTGTCACTCTTCTCTCTCTTGTTGAGGCTGCCACTGGCTGGCTGCCAGACCCTGCTGAGCCCCATTGTCAGCTGTGGCCCTCCAGGAGTGCTCCTCACCAGACCTGTCATCCTAGCCATGGACCACTGTGTGGAGCCAAATCCTGAGACCTGGAGTCTGCGCCTCAAGAAGCAGTCGTGTGAAGGTACATGGGAGGTGAGTGTTTCATGAATACTTGGATTTTATCTCATTGCACATGCTTGTGGCTCCAGGCACAAATCAAATATCAAAGGAGAGTGGGCGCCTTGCCTGAAGACAGATACCCATTTGTTAATATGCTCGATTTGGGTGTAGCTTATAGGATTCTAATCCATTGCAAAAAAATCCACGGGGACTCCAAATTTCATAATACTAGCAAACACAAATTTCCAATGTACCCTGTCAAACTCTCAGCATCCAATGAACGTTTCAGGAACTTTAGCAAGGATATGTCTATACAATATTTTTTACACAATGCAATCAAAATTCTATGCCAGGTTAAATCCCAAGTTCTGCAAGCTGTGTAGTTTATATTTTCATAGCTTGCCTACGTTTTGATGATTATGATTTTGATTATGACTTAACATGATATGCGTTCTGCATCTCTGTGCTGACCGAGTCAATAAGTGTTGCTTGGAGTCTCTTTGTTTCCTTTCCGTTCTCCCAGGATGTGCTGCATCTGGGGGAGCCAGCACCTTCAGAACTCTACCACTGCCAGCTGGAACCCCAGGCTTGCTACATCTTCACTGAACAACTGGGCCGCTTTGCGTTGGTGGGGGAATCCCTCAGCATGGCTGCCTCAAAGCGGCTCAAACTGGTCCTCTTTGCACCCACCACTTGTACGGGGTTGGAATATGATGTCCGTGTGTATTGTCTCAGCGACACTCGGGATGCACTGAAGGTACAGTACTACTACCCCCAGGAGACCCAAACTCTATCCTGGAAataccagcacacacacacacccctcaaacACTGCTTCTACCTCTGTGCTGGGTTGCTATGCCTTCCCTTGTCTCCGTATACCACTGTTTGCCCAAGGACACTGTCTCAGGAACTGCTAAAGCCCAGCCGCCATGCCAGAGGGAGGCACCTGTTATGTCATGCAACACTGACCACATCCCTAATATGCTGCCCTTCATAATACTTACCTCACCACAACCACAGGATCTATTATTTCACCTTATAAATTCACCTGGGAGTTGCCTCCCCCAACCATAACCTCCATTTCTTCTTCTGCTATGCTGATTTATGAGAGGGGCAGGCCCATAGTTCAGCAGAAGAGTCTCCGCCTTGTAAGgacaaggtcccaggttcaatccttagtGGAGCTGAGTGAGACTTCTGCTTGAAACCCTGAAgagtcactgccaggcagtgtcaacagtgctgaactagatgaacttATGGGCTACTTTGGTTCCTGATATTTGCATCCCAAAATTATGCCACAGAAACACAGAGCAATCTGCAACCCTGTTGTCCATACCATACTAAGATTCTGCTTCTGTTGGACCTGTAGTGGGTAATAGCCACTGGGAATGGGGGTTGCTGATTCTAGAAACTTGAGCTctccctcccaaccccttatgtcccCACAGGAAGTTGTACAAATTGAGAAGCAGATGGGGGGACAGCTGATCGGTGCACCACGGATCCTGCACTTCAAGGATAGCTATCACAACCTGCGCCTCTCCATCCATGATGTGCCCAGCTCACTATGGAAGAGCAAGCTCCTGGTCAGCTATCAGGTCAGTGTGACTACTAGTTTTGGAAATGGTCAGCATCCAGGGCAGATTGAGGCAGATGTGCACACTCTGCTTGTTAGCACTGGGGCTGTTGTTGCCATTATATGTTTAtgctgttttctcttctgttggcTGGAACTCTGTGTTTGAGCAGAGCCATAACTCTGTCTCAGGTCCAAGAAGACTCTGTGCAGGAGCTGCCAGGCTTTCTCAAATCAAGTGTTCTTTCAGGAGTCAGATCTCTCCATCACTGTGCTTGGTCTCCTTTCTCACACTGCCAGCATCTACTCATGGCCCTCAGCTTTGTCATCATGCAGAAGCCTGGTTGAGCCTCAGCCTTGGGGAGAGCAGCAAACCCCCCCAACCTAAGCCTGCCATCTCTCTTCACAGGAGATCCCCTTCTATCACCTTTGGAGTGGCCTGCAGCCCTACCTGCACTGCACCTTCACGCTGGAACGACTCAGCACCAGCACGTGCCAGCTGGCTTGCAAAATCTGGATCTGGCAAGTGGAGGGTGATGGACAGAGTTTCAATATTGACTTCAACATTGCCAAGGTGAGGACCAAGGACACAGTGATGGGAGGGCTGGTGAGGTGACTTCTGTGCTACCCTTTGGGTATGAGGAGGATTCCTGTGTGGGGCGGGGCTGTTCGTGAAGTGTGCTGTTACACACAGCTCCTCCTAGTCTAGAAGCTTAAGACAAAGATTCCAGTGCGTGGTATGAAGGTACCTGGCTAAAGTTAAGTAATTCTAACCCTCATCAGAACCTGGATGGGTGGCCCTCTGGGAACCCCATGTGTGCAGCTTGGAGTCCCATGACGAAAGAAAGACAGGGAAACTAAAATACTGAGTGGTCTGCATAACAACCTTTCAAACTGGTCTCAAGTACTTGATGTGCACCTTCAGTTAGTGGGTTGGGCACCATCTCATGGAGTCCCAGCTGAACAGACTCAAGGGTGAAAGTTTCAGGCATGGTTGTGTCTGGATGATTCTCCTTATAGGAATGTCTTCTGTTTCAGTGTAGAGCTCACTGTCCCATCTCCCATTCTTCTCTCTTTTCTATCCTAACGACTCCATATGTCACAATTTTGTGCAAAAAAAGCACACAACATCTTTGCAAAAAAGTAAAGAACAGAACATTGGGGGTATAAATGCAATATTCTGAAAGCCTCTGTCTCACTGATGCTGCtgtttaaagcaagtttctaggtACCCTATACCTACAAATAGGTTGGAAAGCATGTGGCCACTGTCTGCTGACATTGCAGAAGCTAGAGGGGAGACTGAATAATAATTATGTTCAATTTACAAATGCTTTATAGATGTAACGGAATTCCATTTTTCTtggtgcagattttttttaatagtggAGTCGTGCTCTGTTCATCACTGGTCTTCCTTTAGGCAAAAGTGTCCATTGCCCCACGGCACAGAAATTACCCTCCTTAACTTTcccttcccatttgccttcaTTCCTTTTCCCATGATATATTCCTTGTGATCTTCAAGAGTCCTTCCTCTTTTCTAAACCTGTCAAGGCAGGTATGCAGATAGTTACTCTTCAGGGAAATCTCTAAGAGGAAACAATgttgtgtcgggggggggggagcatccaAATAGGTGAAAACAGCATCAGATGAAAAAGAATATAAGACAGAAAAAACCCATTTCATACCCTCAGGCAGCTCTCCTCCAACTCTTGCCCCAGAGTTCTCACAAAGAAATTGCTCGCAGGTTCTAATTTTTGCTGTCCTCTTTCCAGGATGCCCGGTTCTCTGACTGGCTGCCCCCAGACAATGAGGCTGGTTCCCCTGCCCTGGTGGGCCCCAGTGCCTTCAAGATCCCCTTCCTCATCCGCCAGAAGATCATAAGCAGCCTGGATGCACCAGGGTCCCGTGGGGCTGACTGGAGAGCATTAGCCCAGAAGCTGCACCTTGACAGGTAAAGGGATAGCTTTCCCTGGCTATATCTCAGTAGCCACAGATTGCAGCAAGCACAGGCGACAGGGGTGGGGGTGAATCTCACTGCAACAGAAAGAGGGCAGGTGTGTGAATATAGGCTGTGGTGCTAGGTATGGTGGGGTGGGCTTCAGTATGGATGTGAACATGCACCATCAGGGATGCCCCATTCTTTCTTCAGGGGTATCCTCAAACAGAATAATTGGGTGGCAGTGGTAGTAAAGGAAGGATAGAAGGTAAAGTAAAAAACATTTGACCAGGATTGCAacttcctcctctctttccacAGCCATCTCAGCTTCTTTGCTTCAAAGCCCAGCCCAACAGCCATGATCTTGAACTTATGGGAGGCACGTCACTTCCCCAATGGGAACCTCAACCagcttgctgctgctgtggcGGAGGTGGGCAAGCAAGACAGCTCTCTCTTCATGGTTTCAGAGGCTGAGTGCTAAGACACTCCATGAGGGTAGCACAGGCCTTCGCTGGGGGATGACGGGGGGCATCTCCGTTCGAAAGGGCAGCGTTCCTGCACTTGACCTACTCTGAATATGCCTGTGTGCCCTTGCCTGAGGCTTACTGGCCTCATGCCCTCTATTCCTTGTGCCAAATACAGCCAGAAGGCAAGCACAGTTGGCTCAGTTTCCAGCAGCCATGGAAAAGGCTACTGAATGCTGCTACCACGGAAGCCCTGGGACTGGGAGGTCTGTCCCTTCTATTGGAATAGGCTGGCAATGGATTCCAATATGCTGATATCTGGACTTGATCATGATCCCAGGGCCCTTTTCTTCCCAAGTAtggaaggaagtgggaggggaGATGTCTGGCCTAATGACCATTGTGAGTAACCAAGACTAACAGGTAAGCTTCGTTCTGGAGCTGAGATGTCTAtgcctcctcctgctgcaggCCCCAGAAAGTCCTATTCTGTGAGAAAGCATGGGGTAAGGAGGATGGCTCAATACTATTCCACAGTTATCTCTATTTACTTTTGCTCTAGCCCAACTGATACCCAAGACTCAGTCACAAAGGGCAGCCCAGGGCTTGGTGGTTTGCAAACACTGGGAGCCCCAAGGGGACCACGGAGGGAAAGGAGATGTAGGCAAATGGCAGTCCAGGGATGAGGACAACGCAGAACTGGATGACTGGATCTGTGCCTCCTTAGTCCTTGCCCAGTGAATATGCAAAGGGAATTGTGCGTGTGTGTGGCAGTCCAATCTGTGCAGTGAACGTGTGCTGGACCAGGTGGATCCATGCTGTATTGTGTAAAGATCGTTTTTTATTCTGTATTCAAGTGCATTCAAGTATTTACACTTGGCCTTATGTACATATAAGCGTCCCGCACAGGGTTTTAGCGGGCATGAatgtaaataaattatatatatatattgctacATGGAGCTTCTTGTGTCTCTGATCACACCAATCCAATAGATGCATCACCAGATTTGGAAGCAGACAGAGTCCTTAATTAGAGCCCAAGGGTTAAGCAGAGCCCTCTTGAGAGCTCTGTGGATGTAGAAATATCCAGGATGATGGGTCTACCTCCATCTTGGctctttcagggcccaatcctgtccaattttccagtgccggtgcagcagtgccaatggggcgtacactgcatcctgtggtggagaggctgtcacagaggcctcctcaaagtatgggaacatttgttcccttactttgaggctgcattgcggctgcaccagtgctggaaagttggataggactgggccctctctCAGGGCAACTTTCGGTCTGGCTCCCCAGGAAAAGAGTAGCTTCAGGATCCAATTGGCAGCAggaattttgtttatttttttccttatgtATCAGACAAAGCTTGAGGATGAGTCAGAGATATTCAGCAGAAATGGAAAGATGAAATACCACTACTAGCACAACCTGCCTTTCCTGCCATTCTGCCACAAGTGCCTCAAAGAAGGGTGAAACTGTGCTAAAGGTCAGAGTCGGGACCCGAGAGAGAATGATCCATCCTCCTAGATACTGGGAAATCTTCAGGAAAGTCAAGCAGAACTTTATTTGGCTTTATGGTTGGCTACGGCAGCAATCAGTGCCGCCCCCTTCCCTGAGCCGTCCTCTGACAGCAAGAATTTGACTTTACATTTTGGAGCTAGAATTGACACTGTTTCTTGAAGCTCTTTTGAAAACctggggacagaaaggaagaatgGCTGTGAGCAACAGGAGTCAACATTTGGTTCAGCATCACAACCTCCCTGCCAGCAACACAGTCCCTGGCAACAACcctcctgaaagagcaggttttgTAGTTCCCCCTTCTGCCAAACAGGAGCAACATTCCTCTCAGTGATCTAGGCCAGTACAGTAAGACCCAGAACCCCTCAGAAAAGAAAAGCATGGATTACTCAACTGCTGAGCCACAGTCACCTTTACCACCCATGCTATTTCCTCAGGTCTGTTCAGAAGTGCTCTAGAAACACTTCTCTGGCCCATATACTAGaggacaggggttcccaaagtgtaggTTGCGATGCACAAGTGGGCTGCAActcgatttctggtgggttgcaggCCCACCAATGCTGTAGCCTAAAATAGCGGGATCTGGAAGTCGCttctgggacacacacacacacatgtctgCATCATTGGCCGTGCCACGCCATGtgtcccaaactgtgtgtcacaatGCACCAGTGCGAGAGACAGTTTCAGAAATGACACAAGAGTGAGTGCGCATTCTGAAAGGGACTTCTGGGTCACTGGCCATTTGCAGGCATCTGGCCTCAACGGGCCCTGGATCCAGGGGCTTGGGCTGAAGCCTTGCTTTGCCCCACCATCGGATGCCACAAAATCAACTCACTTAGGGTGCACCTTGTACAGTGTCCCATCCACACCAATGGTCATCTCCAGCTTCTCCAGTTGCCGATTATCTCGTATCTTCTCCACAACAGCAGCTATTCCAGCTCCACACAACTTAGCAGCACGTGAAGACACTGTATGGCACACCTCCTTCACCACCCTGGCATCTTCAGCAGTTACAGTCAATTTGCACTCTTCCAACATAGTATACACCAGTTcctctccatgactgcccctgccAGGATATTCAAATCAGTGCTGGTGCCTTAACAATAAGCAAAAGTACAGGGGTTGTGGCATCTACTGCACACTATTCACAAGGGCTATCTCCTCTCAGACACACTTATCCTGAAAGCACCCAGGCTCCACAAGATGGGGCTTTGTGATTGCATGCAACCAATGACAGAGATTTCATATTCCAAGGAAGAATGTTCACATTCTTCATCAAAAACGGAAAAAAATCCAAAGCTAGTGCCACGCAAGCCAAAATTCTGTATCACCAAACTCAAATTTTagtgttaaaaataaataattaaaatcagTTGAACCTGTGAAAACTTGCCTATTTTCCATAAACTTGCTAATCCTACATACATGCAGAATGTGGAATCTGGGAGAAGGTTGATGTCAGTCACGAGGTTAGGTGAGGGAAACTCAAAGCATTTAATCAATGGACAGTGCTGGCACCCTGGGTAAATGCCACAGCATTCCCTTTCTGATAGTGCTTTGGGCACTCCCATTACCACCAGTGCAAAagattcaggggttggcctgacCAGGTGGGCCCCAGATGGGTATTGGCCCTCAAACAGTGCTGGTGCTTGCATAAAAAGCCAAAACCCCATATTCTTAGGACCCTTATTTCTGTACCAAAACCCAGATTCTACACAGTATGGCAAGATACTTACTCC is a window from the Tiliqua scincoides isolate rTilSci1 chromosome 2, rTilSci1.hap2, whole genome shotgun sequence genome containing:
- the UNC5A gene encoding netrin receptor UNC5A; amino-acid sequence: MALWQRPGAGARVGTGLWHVLLAGTILTSHIHPSDAQQSATVPIPVPGSTTDLLPHFLLEPEDVYIVKNKPVTLACKATPATQIYFKCNGEWVHQGDHIIQRSMDKSTGLPLMEVRIDISRQQVEKIFGLEEYWCQCVAWSSSGTTKSQKAYVRIAYLRKNFEQEPVAKEVSIEQGIVLPCRPPEGIPPAEVEWLRNEELLDPVLDPNFYITLEHSLVVKQARLADTGNYTCVAKNIVARRRSSPAAVTVYVNGGWSTWTDWSACSTSCGRGWQKRSRSCTNPTPLNGGAFCEGQNVQKSSCATLCPVPGGWSAWSIWSVCGADCTHWRSRECSDPAPRNGGDECQGPELETHNCTSELCIHGTGGSEDVALYVGLIAVAVCLVLLLLVVALVYCRKKEGLDSDVADSSILTAGFQPVSIKPTKADNSHLLTIQPDLSTTTMTYQGSLCPRQDGPNKFQIGNGHLLSPLGSGRHTLHHSSPSADPVDFVSRFSAQSFFRSLPRSGASMAYGTFNFLGGRLMIPNTGVSLLIPPDAIPRGKIYEIYLTLHKQEDVRLPLAGCQTLLSPIVSCGPPGVLLTRPVILAMDHCVEPNPETWSLRLKKQSCEGTWEDVLHLGEPAPSELYHCQLEPQACYIFTEQLGRFALVGESLSMAASKRLKLVLFAPTTCTGLEYDVRVYCLSDTRDALKEVVQIEKQMGGQLIGAPRILHFKDSYHNLRLSIHDVPSSLWKSKLLVSYQEIPFYHLWSGLQPYLHCTFTLERLSTSTCQLACKIWIWQVEGDGQSFNIDFNIAKDARFSDWLPPDNEAGSPALVGPSAFKIPFLIRQKIISSLDAPGSRGADWRALAQKLHLDSHLSFFASKPSPTAMILNLWEARHFPNGNLNQLAAAVAEVGKQDSSLFMVSEAEC